A segment of the Lolium perenne isolate Kyuss_39 chromosome 3, Kyuss_2.0, whole genome shotgun sequence genome:
CGTGGGGGTCTGGGGGAGGTGAGGGTACGAAGTGGAGGCGACCGGGAACTGGCTCAATAAGCCATGACCCCCCATCGTGCTAGCCTGCTAGGTGGTACTTCCCATTGACTTATTGATTTTCTAAAATATCAGGCCGCGTCCATCAGTGCTAACAAATGAGTGCTATGGCATACTTCTGCGTTGCTACCGAGGAACGTCTCAAATCAGCAAGATAGCTCGATCGCAGGCGTTAAGAATCACCCCTACGGAGTAACAGGTATACATAGCTTGACTCACAATCATGATCTATTAAGTTCATGGGATTATGTTTATTTGTTGTCCATCGCTATTTTTCACCTTGGCCTTGCACAAACCATTTCACGGAAATTCAGAATGAACCTGTCCTTAGACTAGAATAATAAGTATGCTTCGAGGGGTTTGGCTTCAGAGTCAGGATTTGTTTGGGGATGAGAAGTAGAAGACACCCAAATGACCAGCTTCTCCGAGGAGGCACACGTCAGGACAGGGGCAGCTCCTCAGATTTTGCAGGTTGAAATCATGTATATGCTGCCAAAATTGTGTCAAAATCACGATTATCTTCCTCCCAATTCGTGTTGCATTGCCCAATCTCAGCAATAGGGAATTTTTCTTCTCTGCCATAAGATTTTTTCAAAATTCTATATTTTCTGGTAATTCTCACATTTTGTGTTCTTGCACAAATCTGAGCACTCCAACTATGTCCTAATTGTAAGGATATGCATCCAAAAACAAAGTATGTACTTCATATTAAGTTTTTCTGTGTGGACACTTATTCACATTCGTGTTTGGAAAATGAAAATGCTTTTAATAAAAGTTAAACCAATTTTGCGTTGTCCTTACTTGTAGAGGTATTTCAACTTTCAAGTAAGCATGCTGACATTAGTTGACATTCTTACACAGGCAAGTCACACCTCTCCTTGTTTGCCGAGTTTGATATCGGTTTGTAATTTACAAATGGATTACCAAGGGAACAATGTTAGGGATTTTCTTAATGCTAATGGACATGTCGTTCTTAAAAGGGTGGATAACAACTACAATCTAAAATCTTTCAGTCAGAAAGAGATAGAAGACATCACCAATGGGTATTACACCGTGCTGGGAGAAGGGGGATTTGGTAAGGTTTACAAAGGAAAATTAGATGATCTCCGTCCAGTTGcagtaaagaggtacaaaaatggAACTAATAAAGAAGAGTTTGCCAGGGAAGTGATAGTGCACTCCCAGATAAACCACAAGAACGTCGTCAGACTGCTAGGTTGCTGCACAGAGGAAAATTCTCTTATGATTGTAATGGAGTTTGTATGCAATGGCAACCTCGAAAATATCCTTCACTGCAGCAATGCTAATGTTATTGTCCCCTTCCCTTTGGAACAACGTTTGGACATCGCCATTGAGTCCGCTGAAGTAttatcatgcatgcattcaatgTTTAGTCCTGTTCTTCATGGTGACATCAAACCTGCTAATATACTTTTGGACGAAAATTTTCGGCCAAAGATATCGGATTTTGGGATAGCAAGATTGCTTGCTGCTGAAGGGAATCAGTATACCAGATCTGTCATTGGCTGCATAGGTTACATGGACCCTTTGTTCTGTCAGAGTGGGATCCTGACTCCAAAGAGTGATGTATACAGTTTTGGAGTTGTTTTACTGGAAATTATCACGAGAAAGAAAGCTGTGGATGGAAATATTATCCTAGCTCAAAGTTTCGCTGAAGCCCTTAGGAAAGGGAAAAAGGTGAGACGAATGTTTGATGAGGAAATTGCAAATGATAGAAAGAACATGAAATTGCTTGACAATATCGCAAAACTAGCAGACGAATGCTTGAAAATGGAGGAAAAAATGCGTCCAGAAATGGTTGAAGTAGCTGACAGACTTAGGACAGTTAGGAAAGCTTTCCATCAACGCAAGGGCAGAAATTCTACAGGTAATAACAATTTGTATTGCCGTTCGGTTGGCATGGAAATCATAATAGTTCCACCTTCCTTCAGTTGATGTCAAATCTATCTCACTAGTTGTCTGAAAATTATAATAGTTCCTCTGTTTTGTGGTTGTGCACAGAACAAATTATTCTGTGCTCCGCCTCAAACTATCCGACCAAACCTAACTCGCCCTCTTGTAGCCCAATCTGCCACCATACATTGATGGTAGTAATTTTTGGATCAGAATTTAAATGAAGCTTGGAAATTTTACTCTTCATCCTAGGTAGTAGTAGTAATTTTACTATTGATCAACAAGAGATTGTAGCAGCAGTAATTTTCAACTCACCATTTACGATGGGTTAAAGCACTTTTAGGATATTTGTGGCCGTAACTTCGTCCTGGTATTTAGATAGGTTCAAACCATTTACCATCAAGCATCAATCGGCTAGAGGTTGCTGGTAATATTAATCCATGTTTATGACTTACTGAGAAGGTTTAGCATCAAGAGGGAAGTTTTGTAAAAGCAACAGGAAGAATTGCTAGATACCGTGAGCGAGGCCTACTTGGATCGTGCACAGCATATGTTCTATTGTAGCCAATTCCCATTCACTATTTACTGCATATGTTTTAGCATTCTATTGTCAACCCATACGATTCTTAGTGGTCAGATTGCTCATTCTACGTTCTTGCTTAAAATATCGCTGGCGTTGTAGTCTAAATTCACTCAGAATTAGTATTTCAATAAAGTGAAAATCATGCGTGATTACATTAAGTGTACTTCTTTATTAAAACACAAATATTAAGATATATAAACATGTTTTATGATTGTCATTCCTCTTGTGCTACAAGGTATCTTACTGGTGGTTCACGTCTATCGGGTCCACATATAGCACCATTTCATTCAGACTTTTCACTTCAGGAACTTGTTGATAAATATTCATTGTGCTAAATAGCACAACTAATAGTTGAATGTTTATTGGCAGCTTCTCGTATtagatttttatttcaattttccTCTAATGCAGGTAGCAACATTGGACTTACTAGAACTGCACTGGCAGAGAATGTGATTTCCCCTACCCCTGCTACCTCTGTTACTCTGAATAACAATGACAATACTCTACCATCTACGGTACCGACCATTTCCATGGATGAACTGCAGGAAATAACGGGGAACTTTAGCAATGACGCTCTAATAGGACAGGGCTCATCCAGTAAAGTTTTCTTCGGAGTGCTGAAAGATGGACATATGTCCGCGATCAAGAAGTTTAATCCTACAAAAAATAACATTTTAGAGGTCATGACCGCGTGCTTTCGTATTTCACAGTTCTAGTTAATTAACTTAATTTATCAGTACAAGAAGGCTTGCTTTCTAACTACCACCCTTCAGCTGCAGATTCCGGTGGTCTCAAGATTCAAACATAGGAACGTTGTCCAGCTTCTAGGATACTGTGTTGAAGGAGACAACCGTGTTCTTGCTTACGAGCACACATCCAGGGGGTCCTTGCATGATATTCTTCACGGTGAGTTTTTCAACTCGTTTTTTACAGTGAGTTGTTACTTCGGGTAGGCGTTTTGACCCCTGCTGGGCTTTAGGGAGAGGGAGATCGAGGGGGAGGGTGAGAGGTAAGGAAATGGAGCAGGGAAATAAATTTAATTCAAATTAGGACGAATTTCGTGAAATTGACGAGTCATAGTGCAGAGTGAGAAATATAATATCggcctaaaattttggtcaaatttcAAAAAAGAACATACGCAAGAACTTCTAATAAAGTGAAATCAATTTTTTGCCACCAGCTTAGCTATAGTGCATTAGTGGGGGGTCTCTGTAAGTATGCTGGGTCGCAAGATTGATTCCGTACCATTTCATTTAATTGTGCTAAATGGCTTTTAGCGGCAAACGTTAAATCTAGCAGTTTTCGTTTTCCGAAATTTTGCGGAATTTTATGAACCTCTGTAAGGCCCGAATAAAAACCCGAAAATGGAATGTCTAACCCCTCAGGTCTTGTTTGGCACTAGAATTTTTATGGgtattagtggggataatactaTAAAGTATTAGGTGAAACCTCTACCGTCACTCAATCGCCATTAAATCTCATCcacaatccactaggtaggggtagagtattagggctcctttgattcataggatttgcataggtATTATGTAGGATTTGAATCCTATATAAAAAAAATTCTACACATGTTATTTGATTCATACGAACATATCATATaaaaatcttgtagtgtaaatcctataaaaaaacattaggtcatatctCATGGAAAATTTCTTTTCGTACAATCAAAGACACTTCATCTTCccataggaaaaaaacatgaggTCATATCTCATGGAAAATTTTCTTtggtacaatcaaacaaacttcatcttcccgtAGAATTCAAGTAGCCACGATATTCCAATCCTatactttcctattcctatgattttctttcctatgaatcaaagaatcCTTTAGGGATTGAGAAAAATACACTAAGATTTAGGAAAAATGAGGATAAGCTGGGATAAAACTCATTCaatactctagtaccaaacatgCTTTTAGAAGTAAGTTGGGATTTTAAATTTGGTGGAGATTATCCCCATTAATTCCCAcgaaactctagtaccaaacatgACCTCAAAGGATGACggtgagggagggagagaggggggaGAGATAAGCCTGGAATGGCAACACTGTTGTGCTATTGTTTTTTTCTATTAGATCTATTTTTGATGTTTTGGTTGTTATTAGGGGGAGACGATCATCTTATGATAtgctcactactaggaaaattCCTACCACCTGCGAACAAGCGCGCCAATGGTAACGggctaccgccggcgcaccagcctcGTACGCCAGCGATATATGGACACACTACTGCACTTGTTAGATACGCTGGCGgtaccttttttgcaaaaaaaaaaaaaaaaaaaaaaactaggacCAACGCCTAGTTGTCTACGTGATTTTACACAAAACAaccaaaaaaccaaaaaaaaaagcaATCGAGTCCATGACGCCTCCTTGTGGTGTTGACGAGAGGAGAGGACCAGTAGGAGGTCATCGCCCATGATGAGAGCAGGAGCATAAATGAGGGGACATGGCGACGAGATCCCACCAGGGAATCGTCTGTGGCGGAGCAGGGCATCGAGGTTGGTGTCGAGTAGCGTTCCTTAGGTGGGCATCAAGGAGGATTATTGTGGATATGCTAACTAGGTGTAGCACAATAGGGTCTCAATTCCTGTAAGCCcgagtggcccatagatggtggtaGGGCTTATGGCCCAATTAGGCGATCTAGTTGCCGGAGAAATCATGATAGAGGAGTCTAGTCCGGAATCGGTGGGACGGATCCAGAGCCCACATAGAGGAGGTCAGATCCGTGACGTGCATGGTAAGATAGCTTAGCGTAGTTTAGACCTAGTCGCATCCGATTGGAACTCTACCATTTAACCGTAGATCCggagcctttataagccggatcctgaggGACCTTGAGGCACAACACAACTAAACTCGTTGTAATCTCGCACTTGTTGCCCGATAATTTTCAGACAAGTAGCAGTAGGGTATCACCACCGTTGTGAggtttccgaagctgggtaacccgTGCGTCTCCGTCCCGATGACTCCTCGTCCCATGGTTCCCACTCACTCTCCCCTCCGTGAGGCACCCCTcactggagtaccgtcgaatatgCAATTACAAGGAGGTTGTGGTCGGCGGCAGCTGCTCGAGGAGGGTGGTTGCAGCTAGGGCTTTGCCTCTCGGGCATGAATGCGCAGAGGGAGATGAAGGGGAGGCTAGAGGGAGGAGGggaagaaaagagaagagagagggGAGTAGGCGAGCGGTGATGAAGGGCAAGAGAAGGAGGGGACGAAAAGATAAGAGAGAGGGGTGTGGGCGGTTTAGGTAACAACCgtcttgttttcaaattaaagtgAGTTTACCTCTGGCAGCGGTACATAAGTGAGCCCATTTGAAAAAAGCATTGCGCTAAAATTTGTAATGTCGAAAATTGAGGAACCTAAAAAATCGGTAAACGGCCTTAGGctgtgaattcggatgtagattTTTTTtgtagatacattttcatataaaatCTTTTTCATCCGAGGTCGTATGTAAAACATGGCGTCATTTTGAAAAACATGTCAAAATTCATGTTTCTTATTTTTCCTTACAACTAAATTACATGTTATATGGATATCTCGAAGGATTTTAAATTTTGATGtttgtatcattttcttttgtttttaccaaaacataaaaggcgatccacggggggtgtAATTTCTGCATACACTTACCGCCGGCGCATCAATATAGTGGTACACCGGCGGTAGCAATATACCACCAGTGTACCACTAtaatggtgcgccggcagtaagagGGGGAATGGCTTCCCTGACTCGGACCTAGGCAACTCTTATCGCGATGCGCCAATTTGGACATGCCGGTGGTATTTGAGCAACACCGGTTCATCAATATTTGGTGCGCCAAATTTTGGGCATGCCGGTGGTAATATAGGGCCGGCTGATCCTTgtttggtgcgccggtggtaactcGGGGTCTATAggttttttcctagtagtggctgGAGGGACTTGGCTCTAGAAGGGGAACCTGGAAATAGAATTATCTAGATAAGCTTGTGTTCAGCTGCGGTGTATGACTGTATCACTGTATGTATGTGTTACAGGGTCTAGTCTTAGTATATGTCCGAATTAGAAAAGGACATGTTTGCTTTATAGGAATCAGCTAGCAAAGAATAGAGGGAACATTTAATTTAAAAACTGCGGCAATCCTTTAACAAACATTGCTCTCAGCTCTTCTAGTTCAATCAAATTTGCGTGTATCTAGAgtattagaactttctcacacaacAAAACAGAACTACAGAAGAACAAAACGACAGTAAAGCGGGAGTAGATTTTGACAATACCATATGGCAAGGTAGTTGAACAGGCATGTAATTACAACCAGCGCCGTTAGTGTGAGAAATGAGTCGTAGGACATACTCCCATGTATTCTAACTCGGTCGTTTTAGCCGCTACTACTATATTCCGATTGCTTCCAAATACTTTTCAGGTCCATTTTGAACAAAAGAAATTATCAAAGCTTGAGAAATCAAACAAATGTATTTTATTTTAGGTATCCATAATAGGTGTCGTAGTTTTAGCTCAATTTCGAACTAAAACCAGGATGGATAGGAGGGAGTTTTTTTTTCTCTGAACCACATAAACGGATACTTAGCCAACTCACAATAGTGGCAGACAGCAAAACATGTCCAGCTTATACATAATAGCCCATTAGAGCTCATGGCTAGTTATTACCTTCTTGCTGCCTTTTTTCCAGCCTCTAACACAGCAGATGCTACAGGTGACAACATCTATTTGACAAAGCGATTATCTAACATAATATGCAACTCGGATTTATCTAGATTTATATGTATCTAGATGcgttttggatgtatctagatacatccaaatccgCGACAACCAATATGAAACTGGTTTGTCTAAATTCAAATGTATCTACATGCTAATACGCGTCTAGATACATATAAATCTTCATAAACCCGAGTCACTTATTTCTAGAGGGGGGAAGTATCATGATGAATCAACAAATTGATCAATAGCTGTTTATACTATTAGACAAATCTTATATTTTGGTTTATGATCACAGGTAAAAGGAATGTTATTGGAGCCGAACCAGGAATGGTTCTATCATGGGCGGAACGAGTGAATATTGCCCTAAGTGCTGCAACTGGACTTGAGTTCCTCCACAAGAAGGCACGGCCTTGCATTGTCCACGGTCACATCAAGTCCAGCAACATACTTCTCTTTGGCAGCGACGTCGCAAAGATTGGTGGCATCGGTGTTTCACATGCCCCTAGCTACATAGATAATACTTTTTTGGATCGTTTGGatggtactccctccattccgATTACATCTCCGTGGAGGGGACACAACACGTACCTCGGTATTGGACGTAGTACCTCTCATGGTCGGATATGTTCTGGTTACGAATCGCCTGAGTACCTCTTGAAAGATACACTTTTCGATAAAGTCTTCAAAGATGCACACCTCTgctttcaagaagaagaagaagagtaggCAACCAAATGTACCATGCTGTCAGATTATCCGCTGGAGCCTGGAAAATCATATTACtctcctaattatcatactttatTTTGTTCTATTAGGCAATTTAGCACAAAAGACGATGTCTACAGCTTCGgtgtcgtgctgctggaactttTAACAGGCCGGAAGGTATTTGATGCTACATTACCCCGTGACCAGCAAAGAATCGTGACATGGGTACGTATGCACAATCATGGATTTGATTTCGTCAGAAGATGCAACGGCAGAAAATAATCACGTCGACATGCAGGCTACACCGAGACTTAGCAAGGACATGCAGCAATGCGTCGATAGGAGGCTTGGAGGAAAATACCCTCCCGGGGATGTCACCAAGGTATATTCTTGAAATTTCAGCCTGTATTCTCCTTCTCCATGCTCTACCATACCTAGGAAGAACCTATGCAATTATGACTGTGGATATCTATCACGGGACTTAGTTTTTTTCGAGAGCACGCCAAATACTTGCCTAATCTTTATAGAAGTAAGAAACTCAATTACAAGAAATCCAACAATCAATTGCTATCAATTTGTATGGATCAACACCAACACACTCACTAAACCACTCCTACACTCGAACCCGACTATAGTTACTAAAAGAGAGTGGACTTTTAGAGCAGGTGCTCAGCACGCACCCGTATCCGTACCGTCTATTTTGCATCAAGATTCGTGCTAGTTTTTTTCTCCCTCTCAAACAACTTCTCATTTTTGTATCTCTCACACCAAACAATCTTTGAACTTGGAATTTTGCAGAATAACAACTAGAATTTATgaaaaatattttggattttttatgtcattacgtaaatatatatttcaagaattattttgaattttaaaataatttgaaaatttaattttaaaaaaaaaacaaactatTTTTTCCTTATTCTGTTTCTTCTGTTTGAGTGACTtgcagaaaaatcaaatcaaaatattttataatttacaaaatataaaaaagaaaaaaatcaaaagaggtaAAGGTGCGCAAAGCGCACGTGCGCTACTACACATTTCCCTTTATAAACAAGATAAACTAGATGatgccccgcgcgttgctgcgggaaTATGTTAATATATCTTTAAAGAATTTCAAATTGAAAAGTATTGTACATTTAGTAATGTAGAATATCAGccaagcaaaaaaaaaacctATGTACCTTGCATAAAGTTGAAATAAATCCCATATATAGTTATGAAATTGATTAAAATAAATCATTGGAAGAATAAACATATCATATTCTATAACGATAGAGTGCCTCGTTGGTTGTTTTTGTAAATTTAGTATACACACTATAAAGTCTGGAATATGCTTAATCCCATATTGATGCATCATGAGGCAATGTCACGCAATCAAGGCACAATGGGTAAAGGGATACTGAAATCAAAGCAGGGATTAGTATATTAGATGAATAACTGAAATCGCTTATCCCAGGAAAGAGAGCAATTGCCTATATTTTTCAGAAGAAAACTGAAGGGGAGCATctacagtatggccatccaaggTTGAGCAGGATACATGTTCAATTCCACCAGCTAAGTCATTGTGTGCCCATTCATCCACAATAGCCATTGTTCCTTAGCACAGTACAAATTAAAACAGTAGGAAGCAAGGAAA
Coding sequences within it:
- the LOC127340179 gene encoding uncharacterized protein, coding for MDYQGNNVRDFLNANGHVVLKRVDNNYNLKSFSQKEIEDITNGYYTVLGEGGFGKVYKGKLDDLRPVAVKRYKNGTNKEEFAREVIVHSQINHKNVVRLLGCCTEENSLMIVMEFVCNGNLENILHCSNANVIVPFPLEQRLDIAIESAEVLSCMHSMFSPVLHGDIKPANILLDENFRPKISDFGIARLLAAEGNQYTRSVIGCIGYMDPLFCQSGILTPKSDVYSFGVVLLEIITRKKAVDGNIILAQSFAEALRKGKKVRRMFDEEIANDRKNMKLLDNIAKLADECLKMEEKMRPEMVEVADRLRTVRKAFHQRKGRNSTGSNIGLTRTALAENVISPTPATSVTLNNNDNTLPSTVPTISMDELQEITGNFSNDALIGQGSSSKVFFGVLKDGHMSAIKKFNPTKNNILEIPVVSRFKHRNVVQLLGYCVEGDNRVLAYEHTSRGSLHDILHGKRNVIGAEPGMVLSWAERVNIALSAATGLEFLHKKARPCIVHGHIKSSNILLFGSDVAKIGGIGVSHAPSYIDNTFCRICSGYESPEYLLKGQFSTKDDVYSFGVVLLELLTGRKVFDATLPRDQQRIVTWATPRLSKDMQQCVDRRLGGKYPPGDVTKEREQLPIFFRRKLKGSIYSMAIQG